The following are encoded together in the Humulus lupulus chromosome 5, drHumLupu1.1, whole genome shotgun sequence genome:
- the LOC133834337 gene encoding terpene synthase 10-like, translated as MAVSYQLASLLIVSTSSISFNRQPPRVPSNSFSTYSRLRRRHSLKCSSNHSSDDDHETMTIIPRRSANYQPPLWHFDYVQSLSTPFTAEAYGEQIEKLKKEVRVMVKRARDEDDPLSQLELIDVLQRLGISYHFEDQVNGILKDIYNSNNYIYKTNNIYATSLEFRLLRQHGYPVSQEIFSTCKDNIPGNLRAFTHETKGLLSLYEASFYLVEGDDGILEEARHTTKKCLEEYIMMKGQQLEQNDDDSCLYELVSHALELPLHWRMLRLDTRWFIDVYERRPHMNPTLLMLAKLDFNVVQSTYQEELKYAFSWWESTGLGQKLEFARDRMMVNYLWTIGVSFEPHYTSCRRMATKVNALITVIDDIYDVYGTLDELELFTDVVERWDINAMDGLPEYMKTCFLALYNFINDYAFDVLKGKSLHVKKYLQKAWADLCKSYLREAKWYYKGYTPTFEEYIENAWISIAGPVILSHIYIFVANPTKEDALSCLDEYPSIIRHSSIILRLTNDLATSTDELKRGDVPKSIQCHMHELGVSEDEARQYMMLLVNETWKCLNKDYIYDSPFSKAFIEISTNLARMAHCIYQYGDGHGIQDRQTNDHVLSLLIHPIPLGPIGAT; from the exons atggctGTTTCATATCAGTTAGCTTCACTCTTGATTGTCAGTACTAGTAGTATTAGCTTTAATCGTCAACCACCACGAGTACCATCTAATAGCTTCTCTACTTATTCTCGTCTTCGTCGTCGTCACTCTCTGAAATGTAGTTCAAATCATAGTAGTGATGATGATCATGAAACCATGACCATTATTCCTCGAAGATCAGCCAACTACCAGCCCCCACTTTGGCATTTTGACTACGTTCAATCACTTTCTACCCCTTTCACG GCAGAAGCATATGGCGAACAAATTGAGAAACTGAAGAAAGAGGTAAGAGTGATGGTGAAGAGAGCAAGAGATGAGGACGACCCTTTATCTCAACTTGAACTGATTGATGTGTTGCAAAGACTTGGAATATCATACCACTTTGAGGATCAAGTAAATGGTATATTGAAAGATATATATAATAGCAATAACTATATCTACAAGACCAACAATATATATGCCACTTCTCTTGAGTTTAGACTCCTACGACAGCATGGTTATCCAGTGTCTCAAG AAATTTTTAGTACATGCAAGGATAATATTCCAGGGAATTTAAGGGCTTTTACCCATGAAACAAAAGGATTGTTATCTTTGTACGAAGCTTCATTCTACTTGGTAGAAGGTGATGATGGTATTTTGGAAGAGGCAAGACACACCACAAAGAAATGTCTTGAGGAATACATCATGATGAAAGGGCAGCAATTAGAACAAAATGATGATGATAGTTGTCTTTATGAACTAGTGAGCCATGCCTTGGAGCTTCCACTACACTGGAGAATGTTAAGATTGGATACCAGGTGGTTTATTGATGTGTACGAGAGGAGACCACACATGAACCCTACTCTACTTATGTTAGCTAAACTAGATTTCAACGTTGTCCAATCAACATACCAAGAAGAACTTAAATATGCATTTAG CTGGTGGGAAAGCACTGGTTTGGGACAAAAGTTGGAATTTGCAAGAGATAGAATGATGGTGAATTACTTGTGGACAATAGGAGTTTCATTTGAGCCACATTACACAAGTTGTAGAAGAATGGCTACAAAAGTAAATGCTTTAATAACAGTAATAGATGACATATATGATGTTTATGGTACACTAGATGAATTGGAGCTATTCACTGATGTGGTTGAGAG ATGGGATATTAATGCTATGGATGGGCTCCCAGAGTATATGAAGACATGTTTCCTTGCTTTGTACAACTTCATAAATGATTATGCATTTGATGTGTTAAAAGGGAAAAGCCTCCATGTAAAAAAATACCTTCAAAAAGCG TGGGCAGATCTGTGCAAATCTTATTTAAGGGAAGCAAAGTGGTACTACAAGGGATACACACCAACATTTGAAGAGTACATTGAGAATGCATGGATTTCAATAGCAGGACCTGTTatattatcacatatatacattTTTGTAGCGAATCCAACAAAGGAAGATGCCTTAAGTTGCTTGGATGAATACCCTAGCATAATACGCCATTCATCAATTATTTTACGACTTACGAATGATCTCGCAACTTCAACG GATGAACTGAAAAGAGGTGATGTGCCCAAATCAATTCAATGCCATATGCATGAACTTGGTGTGTCTGAAGACGAGGCTCGTCAATATATGATGTTATTAGTAAATGAAACATGGAAGTGTCTTAACAAAGATTACATATATGACTCTCCATTCTCTAAGGCTTTCATTGAAATCTCTACAAATCTTGCTAGAATGGCACATTGCATTTATCAATATGGAGATGGACATGGTATTCAAGACCGCCAAACAAATGATCATGTATTGTCATTACTAATTCACCCTATTCCCCTTGGCCCAATAGGAGCAACTTAA